The following are encoded in a window of Bacillota bacterium genomic DNA:
- the asnS gene encoding asparagine--tRNA ligase encodes MGAWPEVWILESVRIRDIGQHEGGEVTVRGWLFNKRSSGRIHFLIIRDGTGFLQAVAVRGEMPDDQFELCGTITQESSVVVRGQVRADERAMGGYELSVTSVELIQMASDYPITKKEHGVDFLMDNRHLWIRSPKQHAALLVRHEVIRAAQDYLNENGFIRVDAPILTPSACEGTTTLFETDYFGEKAYLSQSGQLYNEATCLAFGRVYCFGPTFRAEKSKTRRHLIEFWMIEPEMAYADQEDNMAVQEEMVSFMVRRCLENRGRELRLLERDLSKLKNIKPPFPRISYDDAVALLRTEGREFQWGDDFGAPDETLISERFDRPVFVTGYPTKVKAFYMQPDPNRPETVLCADLLAPEGYGEIIGGSQRIHDPDLLAQRIREHCLPEAAYTWYTDLRRFGSVPHSGFGLGIERTVAWITGLEHVREMIPFPRLLNRIYP; translated from the coding sequence ATGGGTGCGTGGCCGGAGGTGTGGATATTGGAATCCGTGCGAATCCGCGACATCGGGCAGCATGAAGGCGGCGAAGTGACCGTCCGAGGTTGGCTCTTCAACAAGCGATCCAGCGGCCGCATACATTTCTTGATCATCCGCGATGGCACAGGATTCCTGCAGGCAGTCGCGGTTCGCGGCGAGATGCCCGACGACCAGTTCGAACTGTGCGGTACGATCACCCAGGAGTCCTCTGTAGTGGTGCGAGGGCAAGTCAGGGCGGACGAGCGGGCCATGGGCGGGTATGAGCTGTCCGTGACCTCCGTGGAACTGATCCAGATGGCCTCTGATTACCCCATCACCAAGAAGGAGCACGGGGTGGACTTCCTCATGGACAACCGGCACCTTTGGATCCGCTCACCGAAGCAGCACGCGGCGCTTCTGGTGAGGCACGAGGTGATCCGGGCGGCGCAGGACTACCTCAATGAGAACGGGTTCATACGAGTCGATGCCCCCATACTCACTCCTTCCGCCTGTGAGGGCACCACGACACTCTTCGAGACAGACTACTTCGGTGAGAAGGCTTACTTGAGTCAGAGCGGCCAGCTCTACAATGAAGCGACATGCCTTGCCTTCGGGCGAGTCTACTGTTTTGGGCCAACCTTCCGAGCGGAGAAGTCCAAGACCCGCCGACATTTGATAGAGTTCTGGATGATAGAGCCCGAGATGGCCTACGCGGACCAAGAGGACAACATGGCGGTCCAGGAGGAAATGGTCTCTTTCATGGTCCGGCGGTGTCTGGAGAACCGCGGGCGTGAACTTCGCCTCCTGGAGCGCGACCTGTCGAAGCTCAAGAACATCAAGCCGCCGTTCCCAAGAATCTCCTACGATGACGCAGTCGCCCTGCTTCGCACTGAAGGCCGGGAGTTCCAGTGGGGCGACGACTTCGGTGCCCCGGACGAGACGTTGATATCCGAGAGATTCGACCGTCCGGTCTTCGTCACTGGATACCCAACAAAAGTGAAGGCCTTCTACATGCAACCCGACCCGAACCGGCCCGAGACGGTCCTCTGCGCGGATCTGCTTGCCCCCGAAGGCTACGGGGAGATCATTGGCGGAAGCCAGCGGATTCACGACCCGGATTTGCTAGCTCAGAGAATCCGCGAGCACTGCCTGCCGGAGGCGGCCTATACCTGGTATACCGACCTGAGGAGATTCGGGTCGGTCCCCCATTCCGGGTTCGGGCTGGGGATCGAGAGGACCGTGGCCTGGATCACCGGGCTCGAGCACGTACGGGAGATGATCCCGTTTCCAAGACTCCTGAACAGGATCTATCCATAG
- a CDS encoding fibronectin type III domain-containing protein: MKTLARLVVFALVLATLVPATTGAQTSAYDYIVRGERFLGQGLADDAVREFTQALKLEPQNTRAHFGLGQGYELRSGIQGVLTYRLECMTEPAYVRAYGFPPLTDRGYQDIDQALASYGRALSPGQQVVGAYYRQGMLYFASGRADDARRALEQAVAAEPSNVAARVLLAYQYLEDGQASMASAQLDRARTAGGDPGNPLILAAMGVVEFRAGRFEAADQYFSQALARYDAPAYIEKFLGDARSALGRQAEALDAYRRAAYKDRTLTLTRDRLGNAYRLSGEAQAAMDAYTEASTANPNLLRAKFGLACAMLESGRAAAAGPVFADILTSLPEYGSDNALVLRAISEWRLGDPSRALATLQSALGLNPGNRVGQVYVSRLEAELRARGTFPTGVTTRSVTVAPIPDKPFSGVLINGGVQHTNSTQVRVAVYSPIPNVSFSNDGVTWSPWYSKPGEYCEFSWNLTPGDGVKQVQVKFRDYWGFVTRGESGTITLDSTPASVSIGVSDAPGANPYFRDRVRVTLSATDPSGIAGFWLSFDGAEWRWFDWYSHDFVVALPSTGASRIFLSVVDGAGNHASAEAAIPPAAPLDTVPPEGGIAVAGGTAAINSPYVTAALWARDNVPGQLEMSFSTDGRTYGPWEAFAATKYIQLPPGDDTKNVYVRFRDAAGNVSQAYVASIVLDTRAPRIYNVQVTAVGTTSAAVSWSTDELADSAVEFWATGSPDRVSGTDVTGVHTISLAGLRPGTTYGFRVISRDAAGNVARSEDMSFRTLSPDTRPPSVSLRINGGARYANSRILQLEVYAQDDQPGPLEMTIRDDGTPFGYWRPHSVNTTWQLTGAEGKRTVYVRVRDQAGNETQAEASIVLDVTPPQISWVEAKTVGPDSATITWWTNEFADSWVLYGPLAPTRTSGWGDRELSHSVTITGLNPNTVYFFKVRSTDDAGNTAESAVSTFRTQQPRDTTPPTGSIRINDSARYTRSTLVSLTLSASDDSGGRIEMRLREDVGNWTAWQTLASKTNFRLTPGDGTRTIYAEFRDPSANVSRTYSASIVLDTRAPRITNVRTSDVTRNSATITWNTDEPATSTVEYGLSGALMRDTAGEKSVTSAEAATGPGDVGAKVIIVPELPPSQLTTNHSVTLTRLNSDTTYYYQVVSRDAAGNVAVLSGFSFTTAGAPPPPPPPPAKPPSTPPEPPVSPPPPPPPGPPVKVNWALSSNGGSATASSYAAARPGSQARPAAYAIDGNRQTYWEAGSPGSSPNQWIEIRFAKPQTIGFIRTVSDIGHYAVEMTVQYDRDGQWVDLVDTKSRLDQNKYKKTSGSTFMYEIPFTAVTTSGIRIIVHRVSNPRVAVQFSEIEVYTSSE, translated from the coding sequence ATGAAGACACTGGCGCGTCTCGTCGTCTTTGCTTTGGTCCTGGCGACTCTGGTACCGGCGACCACAGGCGCGCAGACCAGTGCCTACGACTACATAGTGAGGGGCGAGCGCTTTCTTGGGCAGGGGCTTGCGGATGACGCGGTCCGCGAGTTCACGCAGGCCCTGAAGCTCGAACCACAGAACACCAGGGCCCATTTCGGCCTGGGGCAAGGTTATGAGCTGCGGTCCGGGATTCAGGGGGTCCTGACCTACCGCCTGGAATGTATGACGGAGCCTGCGTACGTCCGGGCGTATGGATTCCCACCCCTGACTGACCGGGGCTACCAGGATATCGACCAGGCGCTGGCTTCCTATGGGCGCGCGCTCAGCCCCGGGCAGCAGGTGGTTGGCGCCTATTACCGCCAGGGCATGCTGTACTTCGCGAGTGGCAGGGCAGACGACGCCCGGAGGGCACTGGAGCAGGCCGTAGCGGCAGAGCCGTCCAATGTAGCGGCAAGGGTCCTTTTGGCGTATCAGTACCTTGAAGATGGGCAGGCCTCAATGGCTTCCGCACAACTGGACAGGGCCAGGACCGCGGGGGGCGATCCCGGGAACCCGCTCATCCTCGCCGCCATGGGGGTCGTGGAGTTCAGAGCTGGGCGGTTCGAAGCCGCTGATCAGTATTTCTCTCAGGCTCTGGCCAGGTATGATGCTCCCGCGTACATAGAGAAGTTCCTGGGGGATGCCAGGTCGGCCTTGGGAAGGCAAGCCGAAGCCCTCGACGCGTACAGGCGCGCCGCGTACAAGGATCGCACCTTGACCCTCACCCGCGACAGACTGGGCAACGCATACCGGCTCTCGGGCGAGGCACAGGCTGCGATGGATGCTTACACAGAGGCCTCTACGGCAAACCCGAACCTGCTACGGGCGAAGTTCGGCTTGGCCTGTGCGATGCTTGAGTCCGGCAGAGCCGCTGCCGCAGGTCCGGTCTTCGCTGATATCCTGACCTCCCTCCCTGAGTATGGTTCTGACAACGCACTCGTGCTCAGGGCCATCAGTGAGTGGAGACTCGGTGACCCCTCCCGGGCTTTGGCCACCTTGCAGTCTGCGCTCGGGTTGAACCCGGGAAACCGGGTTGGGCAGGTCTACGTGTCTAGGCTCGAGGCGGAGCTGAGGGCTCGAGGGACCTTTCCGACCGGGGTCACCACCAGGTCGGTCACGGTGGCACCGATTCCCGACAAACCCTTCAGTGGTGTCCTGATCAACGGGGGAGTGCAGCACACCAACTCCACCCAGGTCCGAGTCGCAGTCTACAGCCCTATTCCCAACGTGTCTTTCAGCAACGACGGAGTGACCTGGAGTCCCTGGTACTCAAAGCCTGGGGAGTACTGTGAGTTCTCCTGGAACCTGACGCCCGGGGACGGGGTCAAGCAGGTCCAAGTCAAGTTCCGCGACTACTGGGGATTCGTGACCCGTGGCGAATCAGGCACGATAACTCTGGACTCGACTCCCGCTTCCGTATCCATCGGGGTCTCTGACGCACCCGGCGCCAACCCATATTTCCGCGACCGGGTGAGGGTGACCCTGTCGGCAACTGATCCCAGCGGAATCGCCGGGTTCTGGCTCTCTTTCGACGGGGCCGAGTGGCGGTGGTTCGACTGGTACTCCCACGACTTCGTGGTTGCGCTCCCTTCGACCGGGGCCAGCAGGATCTTCCTGTCAGTCGTGGACGGGGCGGGCAACCACGCGTCTGCGGAGGCAGCAATACCGCCGGCGGCGCCTCTGGACACCGTCCCTCCCGAGGGCGGGATCGCTGTCGCCGGGGGAACAGCCGCCATCAATAGCCCGTACGTGACCGCGGCTCTCTGGGCGCGTGACAACGTGCCCGGGCAGCTGGAGATGTCGTTCTCGACGGACGGCAGGACATACGGGCCGTGGGAAGCCTTCGCGGCCACAAAGTACATACAGCTTCCGCCGGGTGACGATACGAAGAACGTGTATGTCAGGTTCCGGGACGCGGCGGGCAACGTCTCGCAAGCCTACGTTGCCAGCATAGTGCTGGATACGAGAGCCCCGCGCATCTACAACGTTCAGGTAACAGCGGTGGGGACCACCTCCGCGGCGGTGTCCTGGTCTACCGACGAACTTGCGGACTCAGCCGTGGAGTTCTGGGCCACTGGATCTCCGGACCGGGTGAGCGGCACCGACGTGACCGGCGTGCACACCATATCCCTTGCGGGCCTCAGGCCAGGCACGACCTATGGTTTCAGGGTCATATCCCGCGACGCAGCGGGCAATGTAGCCCGGTCAGAGGATATGAGCTTCAGGACTCTCTCCCCGGACACCCGGCCGCCGAGTGTTAGCCTTAGGATCAACGGTGGAGCCAGGTACGCGAACAGCCGGATCCTTCAGCTCGAAGTATACGCCCAGGACGACCAACCAGGGCCGCTCGAGATGACCATCCGCGACGACGGGACTCCGTTCGGGTACTGGCGGCCTCACTCGGTCAACACAACCTGGCAGCTAACGGGGGCTGAGGGGAAGAGGACCGTGTATGTGCGCGTCCGCGACCAAGCTGGAAACGAGACACAGGCAGAGGCGAGTATCGTCCTTGATGTCACACCGCCTCAGATTAGCTGGGTCGAGGCCAAGACGGTCGGGCCTGACTCCGCGACGATCACCTGGTGGACTAATGAGTTCGCTGACTCGTGGGTGCTCTACGGGCCTCTGGCTCCCACCAGAACCTCGGGCTGGGGCGACAGAGAGCTTTCGCACTCTGTGACCATTACCGGTCTCAACCCGAACACGGTTTACTTCTTCAAGGTTCGCTCGACAGACGATGCGGGCAATACCGCCGAGTCCGCTGTGTCCACGTTCCGGACCCAGCAGCCGAGGGACACCACACCCCCGACGGGCAGCATCAGAATAAACGACAGCGCAAGATATACCCGGTCTACCCTGGTCAGCCTCACTCTCTCCGCCTCGGACGATTCCGGCGGAAGGATTGAGATGAGGCTTCGGGAGGACGTGGGCAACTGGACAGCGTGGCAGACCCTGGCGTCCAAGACCAACTTCAGGCTCACGCCCGGGGACGGAACGAGAACCATCTACGCTGAGTTTCGCGACCCGTCAGCTAACGTGAGCAGGACCTACTCGGCCTCGATAGTCCTGGATACGAGAGCGCCCAGGATTACGAACGTGAGGACGTCCGACGTCACCCGGAACTCAGCCACGATAACTTGGAACACTGATGAGCCCGCCACGTCCACGGTGGAGTACGGGCTGTCGGGCGCCTTGATGAGAGATACGGCCGGTGAGAAGTCCGTTACATCGGCGGAAGCCGCCACTGGGCCTGGAGATGTCGGGGCGAAAGTCATCATAGTCCCCGAGCTCCCGCCCTCGCAGCTCACGACGAATCACAGCGTGACACTGACCCGGCTCAACTCCGACACCACATACTATTATCAGGTTGTGTCGCGGGACGCGGCCGGAAACGTGGCGGTTTTGTCTGGTTTCTCGTTCACCACGGCTGGGGCGCCGCCGCCGCCGCCTCCGCCACCTGCAAAACCGCCGTCCACTCCGCCGGAGCCTCCGGTGTCTCCGCCGCCTCCACCGCCACCAGGTCCGCCGGTCAAGGTGAATTGGGCCCTGAGCTCGAATGGTGGGAGCGCCACGGCCTCGTCGTATGCGGCGGCACGCCCGGGAAGCCAGGCGAGGCCGGCGGCGTACGCGATCGACGGGAACAGGCAGACATACTGGGAGGCAGGCTCGCCGGGGAGCTCGCCGAACCAGTGGATCGAGATACGGTTCGCCAAGCCTCAGACGATCGGCTTCATAAGGACAGTCAGCGACATCGGACACTATGCGGTGGAAATGACTGTCCAGTACGATCGGGACGGGCAATGGGTCGATCTCGTTGACACGAAATCCAGGTTGGACCAGAACAAGTACAAGAAAACATCAGGGTCGACATTCATGTACGAGATCCCGTTCACGGCGGTCACAACCTCCGGAATCCGGATCATCGTGCACAGGGTGTCGAATCCGAGAGTGGCAGTCCAGTTCTCAGAGATCGAAGTATACACGAGCTCGGAATAG
- a CDS encoding FAD-binding protein has translation MSDLRYDVVIVGTGPAGIFAALELSEREDVRVLMIEKGRDMDGRKCPGSDGKVKCLRCDPCGVVSGWGGAGAFSDGKLTLSTDVGGMLENYVGKSELLSLIDYVDGVYLKYGAPETVYGEEEDQVADIRDRAKVAELTLIPARIRHLGTGRTQAILERMKKRLEGRVDIALNTCVTRIVVEERRVRGVEVSGGTFIPATYVIIAPGREGSAWLVEQAAGMGLRTAINPVDIGVRVELPAAVMEHITSVVYESKFVYYSRTFDDKVRTFCMCPYGEVVTENNAGLVTVNGHSHAERKTEYTNFAVLVSKTFTEPFREPTLYGKYVAGLANLLGGGVLVQRLGDLIAGRRTNEERLRKCTVTPTLKDATPGDLSLVFPYRHLVSIIEMLQAMDKIAPGVYSRNTLLYGVEVKFYSNRFELSRTLETTVRNLFAAGDGAGVTRGLMQASASGVVVAREILARVGGGKA, from the coding sequence TTGAGTGACCTTCGCTATGATGTGGTCATCGTCGGAACCGGCCCGGCCGGGATCTTTGCAGCCCTTGAGCTCTCTGAGCGTGAGGACGTACGAGTCTTGATGATTGAAAAGGGACGGGACATGGACGGGCGAAAGTGTCCCGGTTCAGATGGGAAAGTGAAGTGTCTCCGGTGCGACCCGTGCGGTGTGGTATCCGGGTGGGGAGGGGCGGGTGCCTTCAGCGACGGGAAGCTTACCCTCTCCACCGATGTCGGGGGCATGCTCGAGAACTACGTGGGCAAGAGCGAGTTGCTCAGCCTCATTGACTACGTCGACGGGGTTTACCTGAAGTACGGAGCCCCAGAGACCGTGTACGGGGAGGAAGAGGACCAAGTGGCTGACATCCGTGACCGGGCCAAAGTCGCGGAGCTGACCCTGATTCCCGCCCGAATCCGCCATCTCGGCACCGGCCGCACACAGGCGATCCTCGAAAGGATGAAGAAGAGACTCGAAGGCCGCGTGGACATTGCGCTCAACACCTGCGTCACCCGCATCGTCGTGGAAGAACGGCGGGTCAGAGGTGTAGAAGTCTCCGGGGGTACGTTCATCCCCGCGACCTATGTCATCATAGCTCCGGGCAGGGAAGGATCGGCATGGCTTGTGGAACAAGCCGCCGGCATGGGCCTTCGCACCGCTATCAACCCCGTTGACATCGGGGTAAGGGTGGAGCTGCCTGCGGCGGTGATGGAGCACATAACGAGCGTAGTCTATGAGTCCAAATTCGTGTACTACTCACGGACCTTTGATGACAAGGTCCGGACCTTCTGTATGTGCCCTTACGGCGAGGTGGTCACCGAGAACAACGCGGGACTAGTCACGGTGAACGGTCACAGTCACGCAGAGAGAAAGACGGAGTACACCAACTTCGCTGTCCTGGTGAGCAAGACTTTCACTGAGCCATTCCGCGAGCCCACTCTGTATGGGAAGTACGTGGCGGGTCTCGCAAACCTTCTCGGCGGGGGTGTGCTGGTACAGAGGCTCGGCGACCTGATCGCTGGTCGCAGAACCAATGAGGAGAGGCTTCGCAAGTGCACGGTAACACCTACTCTCAAAGATGCTACGCCGGGAGATCTCAGTCTGGTCTTCCCGTACAGACATCTGGTGAGCATCATCGAGATGCTGCAGGCCATGGACAAGATCGCTCCCGGAGTGTATTCCAGAAACACACTTCTTTACGGTGTCGAAGTCAAGTTCTACTCCAACAGGTTCGAGCTTTCGAGGACACTCGAAACGACGGTCCGGAACCTGTTCGCAGCGGGCGACGGAGCGGGTGTGACTCGTGGCCTGATGCAGGCGTCAGCGTCAGGCGTTGTCGTAGCGCGGGAGATTCTCGCGCGAGTCGGGGGAGGGAAAGCGTAG
- a CDS encoding class I SAM-dependent rRNA methyltransferase, which produces MAAVRLRKGRDGRARAGHPWVYQGEVADILGDPADGEIVDVVSSSGQFIARGYINRASQILVRLLTWRDEPIDDVWFGERLRSAVYYRDLVAPGAHSLRLVFGEADGLPGLIVDRYGDCLVFQTLTLGMECRKQMLVQKMLDLTGVSLAYERNDVRSRELEGLPQTRGFLSAQFDTTFEIRENDLCFLVDISEGQKTGYFLDQRENRKAIAPFVQGGRVLDCFCHTGSFAVHAARYGASEVVGIDISEPALEIARANARRNDCGRVCRFEAANVFDSLRAMSDSKDPEDRFDVVILDPPAFTKSRASVEGALRGYKEINLRACRLLKPGGFLITSSCSHHVDEPTFISTVESAVRDSGRRARLVEVRTQAKDHPILLGVPETRYLKFLILQIL; this is translated from the coding sequence GTGGCGGCAGTTCGCCTCAGAAAGGGCCGCGATGGGCGTGCTCGGGCGGGGCACCCTTGGGTGTACCAGGGAGAGGTCGCGGACATCCTGGGGGACCCGGCCGATGGAGAGATAGTGGATGTCGTGAGCAGCTCAGGACAGTTCATCGCCAGAGGGTACATCAACCGTGCATCACAGATCCTGGTCAGGTTGCTCACGTGGCGCGACGAGCCCATCGACGACGTCTGGTTTGGCGAAAGGCTTCGGTCCGCCGTCTACTACCGCGATCTGGTGGCGCCCGGTGCTCATTCGCTCCGGCTTGTGTTCGGAGAGGCAGACGGGCTGCCCGGGCTCATCGTGGACCGTTACGGCGACTGCCTCGTGTTCCAGACCCTCACCCTGGGCATGGAATGCCGTAAGCAGATGCTGGTCCAGAAGATGCTCGATCTCACTGGAGTCTCCCTCGCGTATGAACGGAACGACGTAAGGAGCCGTGAACTAGAAGGCCTTCCTCAGACGCGGGGTTTCCTCTCGGCGCAGTTCGACACCACGTTCGAGATCCGAGAGAACGATCTGTGCTTCCTCGTCGACATATCCGAAGGACAGAAGACTGGGTACTTCCTGGATCAGCGGGAGAACAGAAAGGCCATAGCCCCGTTCGTTCAGGGGGGCAGGGTGCTCGATTGCTTCTGCCACACAGGGAGTTTCGCAGTCCACGCTGCACGTTACGGGGCGAGCGAAGTAGTGGGCATCGACATCTCAGAGCCCGCGCTCGAGATCGCCCGGGCTAACGCCAGACGAAATGATTGCGGGAGAGTGTGCCGGTTCGAGGCCGCGAACGTCTTCGACTCTTTGCGGGCTATGTCGGACTCGAAAGACCCGGAGGACCGGTTTGATGTCGTGATCCTCGATCCACCCGCGTTCACCAAGAGCCGTGCCTCCGTCGAGGGCGCGCTTCGAGGGTACAAGGAGATCAACCTCCGAGCGTGCCGGTTGCTGAAACCTGGAGGATTCCTTATCACCTCTTCCTGTTCTCATCACGTGGACGAGCCAACGTTCATCTCCACTGTGGAGTCGGCGGTGAGGGACTCCGGGAGGCGCGCAAGGCTCGTTGAAGTGCGTACGCAAGCGAAAGATCACCCAATACTGCTTGGGGTCCCCGAGACTCGGTACCTCAAGTTCCTCATACTCCAGATTCTGTAG
- a CDS encoding LacI family transcriptional regulator: MSSIHDVAQAAGVSISTVSRVLTNSAPVASETRSRVLEAVSRVGYRPNRIARALRRGTSQMLGLVLPDITNPFFTEVAAGVQTAAERHGYAVFLAGADGSPKRQAKLIRALADRQVDGMILCPVDNADPLFDAASCDDHGVRCVLIDRGPRRSGNDVVTCDNYGGSLRLTRHLIELGHTRLGCIAGPKGLGVSQDRVRGFRDAMREFGLAAPEGSVYHGSFSAAAGEEGAASILRVHPDTTALFCLSDWTALGALAYLSKHSIPVPGQVSVAGFDNIHMSSLVHPALTTVDQPKREMGQAAVRLLLERISGRREAPKAITLPSTVILRDSTGPPPVS; this comes from the coding sequence GTGTCGAGTATACATGATGTTGCCCAAGCCGCAGGGGTTTCCATAAGCACAGTCTCAAGGGTGCTGACGAACAGCGCCCCTGTTGCCTCCGAGACGCGCTCCCGCGTTCTCGAAGCGGTCTCCCGAGTGGGGTACAGACCGAACAGGATAGCGCGCGCTTTGAGGCGCGGCACAAGCCAGATGCTCGGGCTCGTCTTGCCCGATATTACCAACCCTTTCTTCACGGAGGTAGCTGCGGGGGTTCAGACCGCCGCCGAGAGGCACGGATACGCCGTCTTCTTGGCCGGGGCGGACGGAAGCCCCAAACGTCAGGCGAAGCTGATTCGAGCTCTTGCCGACAGGCAGGTAGACGGCATGATACTTTGCCCGGTCGACAATGCGGATCCGCTGTTCGACGCTGCAAGCTGCGACGATCACGGCGTGCGGTGCGTCCTGATAGACCGCGGACCAAGACGGTCGGGCAATGACGTAGTGACCTGCGACAACTACGGCGGAAGCCTCCGTCTTACCAGGCACTTGATAGAACTCGGCCACACCAGGCTGGGTTGCATCGCTGGCCCCAAAGGCCTCGGGGTGAGCCAGGATCGGGTTCGAGGGTTCCGCGATGCCATGCGAGAGTTCGGCCTTGCGGCGCCCGAAGGCAGCGTGTATCACGGCTCGTTCTCCGCGGCCGCCGGAGAGGAAGGCGCGGCTTCGATCCTGAGGGTCCATCCGGACACCACCGCTCTGTTCTGTCTGAGCGATTGGACCGCCCTGGGGGCGCTCGCGTACCTATCGAAGCACAGCATTCCTGTGCCTGGGCAGGTGTCGGTTGCCGGATTCGATAACATCCATATGTCGTCCTTGGTGCACCCGGCGCTCACAACAGTCGATCAACCTAAGCGTGAGATGGGGCAGGCCGCGGTCAGGCTCCTTCTCGAGCGCATCTCCGGCCGACGCGAGGCCCCCAAAGCGATCACCCTTCCAAGCACGGTCATACTGCGGGACTCAACAGGGCCTCCGCCTGTGAGCTAG
- a CDS encoding ATP-binding cassette domain-containing protein: protein MTEECETEASQRTVTSDTAPESQFALCMSGIVKSFPGVLALDHVDLTVGHCQIHALVGENGAGKSTLMKTLGGIIPPDAGEIRLFGKVVQPRSPRHAQRLGISIIHQEFNLIPALSAAENIFFGDLPRGSLPFSVNWRECVRRAELLLSSLGGRFLATTPVRKLRVSERQIVEIARALSYRTRILVMDEPTAAL from the coding sequence GTGACCGAGGAATGCGAGACTGAGGCTTCCCAACGGACGGTCACGTCGGACACGGCCCCGGAGTCGCAGTTCGCCCTCTGCATGTCCGGGATCGTCAAGTCCTTCCCCGGTGTCCTCGCTCTCGACCATGTCGACCTCACCGTGGGGCACTGCCAGATCCATGCGTTGGTGGGAGAGAACGGCGCCGGGAAATCCACGCTCATGAAAACGCTCGGCGGCATAATCCCACCCGATGCCGGGGAGATTCGTCTGTTCGGCAAGGTCGTACAGCCGAGGAGCCCACGGCACGCTCAACGCCTGGGGATCAGCATCATACACCAGGAGTTCAACCTCATTCCTGCTCTATCCGCCGCAGAGAACATCTTCTTCGGAGACCTGCCCCGCGGGTCTCTGCCTTTCAGTGTCAACTGGCGCGAATGCGTCCGCCGCGCAGAGCTGCTGCTCTCCTCATTGGGCGGGAGATTCCTAGCGACCACTCCAGTCCGCAAGCTGCGTGTCTCAGAGCGGCAGATTGTGGAGATTGCCCGGGCGCTCTCCTATAGAACCCGGATACTTGTTATGGACGAACCCACGGCTGCGCTCA